The stretch of DNA TGTCACATGTTGTAAAAAAATGTGACGGAAGGGCTATTTAGAATTTTGACGAAGTTActccatttttaaaatacattacttatctTAGCGTtgtgtgataaatatgcattgATCAGTAGCGATGTGTGTTCGTTTTGCTGCTTTGGTATGTCAATCTTTCTCTCATGTTCCCGTGATATACAACTTTCTTCCCCTAAATCGTTCCATCCATTCATTCTTAAATCTATGATTATTGGGTTCACCACacactacattttttttttgtgcgtAAATTGCGTCACTGAACTATTTAGCTTTGTTTCTCTCTGAGTCATTTTCGCAAACACCTTTGGCtcgatattttaaaatttttatttttgcgcTCCATCCAATTTCGATATATTGATTTCCCTATTTTTCAATCATGATCAGAATCAGATCTAACTTATCTGTGGTGCTATTACGCATAACGCAAAACCCAATCGCTGTTAATCACTGTGATATAGTTCATAAGCCTCTTATGAGTGTTTCTTTCAATGGTTTTAACTCTTCAAACTATGAATCTTTTTTAGCTTCACCAAAATTTGGTTTCTTAGTTAGGTTCCTTTCTACTGAATCCTCAACCAAAAGCTTTGGAGTGTCCACTAGTGCCCCTGCCTTAGGATTGGATGAGGCCTTGAGTGATGACGACGATAATGATGATGTTAATGACGATGACCATGATAAGAATAAGAATCAGTTACATTTAAGGGATGATGGTTTTGCCGAAGATGTTAAGACCATTTTGGATATAATGCACGAACCGGGTACTGGACCATCTGAAATTAAGCACAAGCTGGAGCATTGCAGTGTTAAGGCATCATCAGAGTTAGTTGTGGAGATTCTTTCGAGAATCCGCAATGATTGGGAAGCAGCTTTCACATTTTTCTTGTGGGCTGGGAAGCAATCAGGGTATGCTCATTCGGTCCGCGAATACCATTCAATGATATCAGTCCTTGGTAAAATGAGGAGGTTTGATACTGCTTGGGCTTTAATTGAAGAAATGAGAGGAGTACGAACTGGTGAATCTCTTGTCATTCCACAAACTCTCATGATTATGATAAGGAAATATTGTGCTGTGCATGATGTTGGAAGGGCTATAAACACGTTCTATGCTTTTAAACGGTTTAACTTGCGAGTTGGGTTGGAGGAATTTCATGGCCTTCTTTCTGCACTTTGCAGGTACAAGAATGTGGAGGATGCTGAGCACTTATTGTTTTGCAACAAAAATGTTTTCCCACTTGACACCAAAAGCTTTAACATCATTCTTAATGGATGGTGCAGTTTTATTGTTAGTGCGCGCAATGCAGAAAGGGTTTGGGAGGAGATGAGTAAGAGAGGAATCCGACACGACGTTGTCTCCTATGCAAGTATGATATCTTGTTATTCGAAGTCTTCTAAACTTTATAGGGTGCTTCAGCTGTTTGAGCAAATGAAGAGAAGAAACATCGCTCCTGATAGGAAGGTTTATAACGCGGTCATTTATTCTCTTGCGAAGAATAGGCTTGTGAAAGAAGCCGTAAATCTCATTGGAACAATGGAAGACAACAATGTTACTCCAGACGCCATTACTTACAACTCCCTAATCAAGCCTCTCTGTAAAACCCACAAAATTGACGAAGCAAATGAATTTTTCGATGAGATGTTGAAGCGACACTTATGCCCGTCTATTCGGACTTTTCATGCTTTCTTCCGAATATTAAGAGTCAAGGAAGAAGTATTTGAGCTTTTGGACAAAATGAGAGAGTTGGGGTGTGATCCAACGATTGAGACTTATATAATGTTGATAAGAAAGTTTTGCCGGTGGCGCCAGCTCGATGAAGTGATTAGGATATGGAATGCTATGAGGGAAGGTGGAATCAGCCACGATCGTAGCTCTTATATTGTACTGATTCATGGTCTGTTTCTGAATGGAAAGGTAGAGGAAGCATACAGATATTATCTAGAGATGCAAGAGAAAGGTTTCCTACCTGAACCAAAGACCGAAAAAATGCTTGAGGCATGGCTTTCTGGGAGACCACAAGTAACAGAGGGCCAAGTAAAAGATGTAGAACACAATCAATTGGAACATGGTAGTCTTAAAAAGAATTTCAAACACAGTCCCAGTAAATCTGATAGGGAAAAAGCTTTTCTTCGCGAACCTGAGACAAGAAGAGTAACAAGAGAACGAGGCTTTTCTTTCTGGGAGCAGTAAATCCTTATCTTACAAGAGGTCCATTTGCACTTCCTTTATTTATACTGAAGATAACACTTGTTGGTCACTATACTTTTCAAATTTGATTGTATGCTCCAAATAGGTGATTGTGTGTCAATACAATTTTTGTATTTACAAACTTCTGCAATGGCTCCATTTGAATCAATGTACCAATACATGGGCAGTCAATGAGgtaattattattgtataacATGGATATAGCTGAAGATGAAGTTAAGGAAAGGGAGGTACAAGCGCGCTTTACACTAGCAAAATCCGAAATTTAATTGCCATATATTTATTCTTACCGAAGTGGTTTCTGAATGATTTTGCAGCTGCATTTAGTCTGGTGGTTCTTGCACTGGCTGGGTTATACTggtttaatttgtttaaattgtggttgtattttttatttgcttTCATGACAATGCATCCTTCTATTCAAATGCAAAGGCTTCTAGAATTTACTGATGTGTGTTGTGCTAGAAATGAAGTAAAGAGGTATAGCTCCTTGGTGTATATGTATAGAGTTCTTTTCATCAATTATTTAGTGATTACTGGTTGCTGCTAGTCTTTCAATTTCTTAAGCTTTTTATCCTGTGCTCCATTTGAAATTATGAttactctttttttattttttatttatatatatatatatatggaaagGTTACTTAAATCGTTACtataaaaattaactatataaGGTGGAATGTCATCAAAATCATGAGGGCTAGCTAAGCCTGAAGCCACTCTTGATAAGGTATCAACAATTGCATTAGCCCATTTCTTAGGGAACTCTACCGGCAATAAAATTTGCACACTCTGAGTTTACAGCACTACACTAACAGATATCCACCTAACAATTGTTAAAATGATCTACTTAAAATTATGGGTGTTCAGGTTCAAacaatccaaaaaaaaaatgcaaaccGATAAAAAAACTATAGGACTACTTGAAATGAGAGTCGATCAGTTCGATTCGgtttttggttcttaattaaaaaaCGAACCAATCCaaattatgaattataaaattgaaaattatgaaCTGTTTTCATTGTTGCAACATActaatttaaactttattgtGCTGCTTTTTTCTTGTAAATTAGCTTGGCGTAAGAGATATAATGTTTctctaaaaaaaagtattatttccCTAAAAAGAAGTATTAttaacttattatttattttatatttttaatggaGGTTCTCTAGATATTTTTTTCTCCGTAAACTGCTCATATCACAATGGatttcaaatacattttaaaaattgaattgcaaatacaaattttaaaattttgtttttaggtagaatatataataaatactattataaagTTACTTATACAATTGTGGGATACTAATTTGAATTCAAGTCAAAACTTTTAACTTTGTAATACGATATTTCTCAATTGTGTTACATAATAACaataatctttttaattatttattagatgagaaaaaatattaaatattatgagGAACTAACATTAATGAAAATACAATGAGTCATATACTAATTAGTTTGATTAATTCAACCCATGATTAGTTTTTCTAACTTAAACTTTTAATCTGCTTGAAATAACCTTGTACAATATAACATTCTTGTTTCTTATGATATGTTGTATCGAAcgattttgtaaaatataaatatacaattccATATGATATGTTGCATCgatcgattttattaatttgattgttacctctaaatataaatatataaaataaaataggaattagttaattaatagATATGTGTACTTTAATGTATAGATAtggataaatgtttttttttttacttatttattgttagtttattttattatcttagttttgctatatcaaaagaaatattgttttattactTTCAATGGTTAAATAGGACTGTGTACTTTATTAATAATGTCTCTAATGAATATAtctcttaaataaaaataatctctaattaaaattttaaaataactatctTAAATTAGATAatttgtcacttaaaattaaattattatacataatacaaattctcattcataaactttttaatatCATTCATCTGTACAAATTTATTAACTTTGACATCATTTAATAAACAACATctatattgataaaaataatcttTATGATTTTTGCTTTGATggatgattttaaataaatttagatcttaatagttaattttatatatatatatatatatatatatatatatatttatttttttcaaatgtaaTATTGATAGTTAATTGTATTTAGTAGAAGGAGTTATTAACAAGGGATATAGTGTATAAAAATCAGCCTcacattaaattattacttaCTGTACatatagaagaagaaaattatatataaatttgataaactaaagttgaaattattaaattaatattaaattgaaaggAGAAAACATGgatattgttaaaaataataggTAAATCAAGCACCTggctattaaaaaattatgtccgaatttcaaaacaacacaataatattaaagGAGCATTCAATCAAATTCTGACCCGGATCTAAACCCTGAAAACTACAAGGTAGTTCCGTTTCTGATTATCAATTAGTGAAAATTATGTCTCGATTTAATTTACTTataattcttttatattttttatttaaatattactgAGTTGGTATAGAcagtataaaataaatagttgataattaaattaaaatatgccTCCATAAAATTTAAACTAGAGACGCACATAATAGTGccataacatataataaataataattatattgataaataaaaattattttttgatgatttttggTTTGATTGATAATTTCGACTCGAAttcttaataattaattgtatttattcttttttattttttaaattattataatattattatttagtcAAAATTATGGTTTAATTTCATTTGGCTATAATTATTGTCTATTGCTAATTTAATATAGATGAAAGTATTTCCAACAAATGCGTTGTTGATCCAAacacatgacaaatatttgtcaataattGTATAACATGAAaggttttttagaaaaataattatatagatcaaatattcaaaaatgcattttatgaaaatatttcttATATAATACTTCATCTGTCTCACAACTaatgtcatttaaaaaaatatattgttccaaaataaaagtcattctcaatttttaatgtagttttgatttttttttatattatctttaATAATTACTATGTACAAAGAGAATGAATCAATAATCCATAAATCTATTCAACAGGGGACTAGGTtagatttaataataaatattattctctACATATTTTTTGAACTAAATACATGC from Cicer arietinum cultivar CDC Frontier isolate Library 1 chromosome 3, Cicar.CDCFrontier_v2.0, whole genome shotgun sequence encodes:
- the LOC101499141 gene encoding pentatricopeptide repeat-containing protein At5g15010, mitochondrial — protein: MIRIRSNLSVVLLRITQNPIAVNHCDIVHKPLMSVSFNGFNSSNYESFLASPKFGFLVRFLSTESSTKSFGVSTSAPALGLDEALSDDDDNDDVNDDDHDKNKNQLHLRDDGFAEDVKTILDIMHEPGTGPSEIKHKLEHCSVKASSELVVEILSRIRNDWEAAFTFFLWAGKQSGYAHSVREYHSMISVLGKMRRFDTAWALIEEMRGVRTGESLVIPQTLMIMIRKYCAVHDVGRAINTFYAFKRFNLRVGLEEFHGLLSALCRYKNVEDAEHLLFCNKNVFPLDTKSFNIILNGWCSFIVSARNAERVWEEMSKRGIRHDVVSYASMISCYSKSSKLYRVLQLFEQMKRRNIAPDRKVYNAVIYSLAKNRLVKEAVNLIGTMEDNNVTPDAITYNSLIKPLCKTHKIDEANEFFDEMLKRHLCPSIRTFHAFFRILRVKEEVFELLDKMRELGCDPTIETYIMLIRKFCRWRQLDEVIRIWNAMREGGISHDRSSYIVLIHGLFLNGKVEEAYRYYLEMQEKGFLPEPKTEKMLEAWLSGRPQVTEGQVKDVEHNQLEHGSLKKNFKHSPSKSDREKAFLREPETRRVTRERGFSFWEQ